One genomic window of Amphiura filiformis chromosome 3, Afil_fr2py, whole genome shotgun sequence includes the following:
- the LOC140148189 gene encoding metalloproteinase inhibitor 1-like — translation MDRISAILVGFLLVLGQRLADGCTCMPAHPQEHFCRAGFAIKGTILSKKPLLEPGMNFATHLIYKVQLDKVFKGEDSGLKGGDVMDIKTATMDSMCGNTGLAEGKSYLLTGNAYSDKFYHSACNLATEWQQVSVFQRKGLRNFYRKSCGECEIRQPFGYYYSDTPVAQICSYNFYHHQSLDGGMEDCEAKYSTCLQKTKGSCNWLTSPAYDECVLNRDIINGDSGSGFL, via the exons ATGGACAGAATCTCAGCCATCCTTGTGGGCTTTTTGCTGGTTCTTGGACAAAGACTTGCTGATGGGTGTACATGTATGCCAGCGCACCCACAAGAACACTTTTGCAGAGCAGGCTTTG CTATAAAAGGCACAATCTTGAGTAAGAAACCATTGCTAGAACCTGGCATGAATTTTGCCACACACCTGATATACAAAGTACAGCTAGACAAAGTATTCAAGGGAGAAGACAGTGGTCTGAAGGGAGGAGATGTGATGGACATCAAGACGGCTACTATGGACAGTATGTGTGGGAACACCGGTCTAGCCGAGGGCAAATCTTATTTGCTAACAG GAAATGCATACAGTGATAAATTCTACCACAGTGCTTGCAATCTCGCCACAGAATGgcaacaagtgtctgttttccaAAGAAAGGGACTCAGAAATTTCTACAGGAAAAGTTGTGGTGAATGTGAG ATAAGACAACCATTTGGTTATTACTACTCTGACACTCCAGTCGCCCAGATATGCAGCTATAATTTCTACCACCACCAGTCATTAGATGGGGGTATGGAGGATTGCGAAGCAAAGTATTCAACATGTTTACAAAAAACCAAAGGCTCATGTAATTGGCTCACATCACCTGCCTATGATGAATGTGTCTTGAATCGGGATATTATTAATGGAGATTCTGGCTCTGGGTTTTTGTGA
- the LOC140148190 gene encoding metalloproteinase inhibitor 3-like, with product MEIMSQCQRSVSWYCAGLLLGVVLLSPHGWADHPSMPAVGCSCPINHPQDHICHIADVVFRGVILWKERTETKNNSALIGSSLTYSMLTDKIYKRHPKIRKGREILVKTLDSSTKCGVTNLRVNEEYLISGNVMGGEIVISLCNFIRPWKKVTSMQKSALKSEYEENCETCTVVQKHHNRQARSTNDSIFIPIEPENVTADSLDTTSSMTCTYDPHDSALLEMEDCEVEYSACILYRHGSCRWQINRKYEKCVAKRHANQKA from the exons ATGGAGATAATGTCACAGTGTCAGCGGTCAGTGTCATGGTATTGTGCTGGGCTTTTGCTGGGGGTTGTGTTATTATCTCCCCACGGATGGGCTGATCATCCTAGTATGCCTGCTGTGGGGTGTTCTTGCCCTATCAACCATCCACAGGATCATATATGTCACATCGCTGATGTGG TATTTCGAGGAGTAATCTTGTGGAAAGAGCGCACCGAAACTAAGAACAACTCCGCCTTGATTGGTTCATCATTAACATATTCTATGCTGACAGACAAGATTTACAAGAGACATCCCAAGATTAGAAAAGGTAGAGAAATCTTGGTGAAGACATTGGACTCAAGCACCAAGTGTGGAGTGACCAATCTAAGGGTTAATGAAGAATACCTCATCTCTG GAAATGTTATGGGCGGTGAAATTGTAATTAGCTTGTGTAACTTCATCAGACCGTGGAAGAAAGTGACATCTATGCAGAAGAGTGCCCTCAAGAGTGAATATGAAGAGAACTGTGAGACCTGTACT GTTGTGCAGAAACACCACAACAGGCAGGCTCGATCAACAAATGATTCCATCTTCATCCCAATAGAACCAGAAAATGTCACCGCCGATTCTCTAGATACTACCTCCTCCATGACATGTACTTATGATCCTCATGATTCTGCCCTGTTAGAAATGGAAGATTGCGAGGTTGAGTATTCTGCCTGCATCCTATACCGACATGGAAGCTGTAGATGGCAGATCAACAGGAAATATGAGAAATGTGTGGCCAAGAGACACGCAAATCAAAAGGCTTAG